The Trichosurus vulpecula isolate mTriVul1 chromosome 4, mTriVul1.pri, whole genome shotgun sequence genome contains a region encoding:
- the LOC118846097 gene encoding beta-1,3-galactosyltransferase 2-like: MAQEKTGLMCSWSSLKLCFWIGSICSGMSYFLFTLQTAKISIIATRQLIFNSQKIPFQGMSPPHEATGEKHLLNITNPRPQLTTPSHLKVNKTTPKNDEMHKDPVPYTFLIQEEDKCKNTTPFLVFLICTTEGQKSRRDNIRKTWGNESLVPGYSVVRLFLLGVQKQGSTEAIRNESRMYRDIIQQDFRDTYRNLTLKVLMGMKWVATYCPNAHFVMKTDSDMFVNTEYLIQKVLVTKSTSELYFTGFPMRKATPIRSSRSKWYMPFDMYPGKFYPDFCSGTGYVFSGSLATMIYQVSFSIKVLHLEDVYVGLCLQKIGVKVSSPPRISLFNPFKVKFNPCTYNKLITSHYISSNELLIFWDEIQKAKDNC, encoded by the coding sequence ATGGCTCAAGAGAAAACAGGCCTAATGTgttcttggtcctctttgaaacttTGTTTCTGGATTGGCTCTATTTGCTCAGGGATGAGTTATTTCCTTTTCACACTTCAAACAGCTAAAATATCAATCATAGCAACAAGGCAACTAATTTTCAATTCACAGAAGATTCCATTCCAAGGAATGTCCCCACCCCATGAAGCCACAGGAGAAAAACACCTTCTCAACATTACAAACCCAAGGCCTCAACTCACCACACCTTCTCATTTAAAGGTCAacaaaacaactccaaaaaatGACGAAATGCACAAGGACCCTGTGCCTTACACATTTCTAATCCAGGAGGAAGACAAATGTAAAAATACTACTCCATTCTTGGTGTTTTTAATATGTACCACAGAGGGTCAAAAGTCAAGAAGGGATAACATCAGGAAAACTTGGGGGAATGAAAGTCTGGTGCCAGGATATTCTGTGGTTCGCTTATTTTTGCTGGGTGTCCAGAAACAAGGTTCTACTGAAGCAATAAGGAATGAAAGCAGGATGTATCGGGACATCATTCAGCAGGACTTTCGAGACACTTATCGTAACCTGACACTCAAGGTCTTGATGGGCATGAAATGGGTTGCTACATATTGTCCTAATGCACACTTTGTCATGAAAACAGATTCTGATATGTTTGTTAACACTGAATACCTGATCCAAAAGGTACTAGTTACAAAATCAACCTCAGAGCTTTATTTTACTGGCTTTCCTATGAGAAAAGCTACCCCTATAAGAAGCAGCAGGAGCAAATGGTACATGCCCTTTGACATGTACCCTGGAAAGTTTTACCCAGATTTTTGCTCTGGAACTGGGTATGTGTTCTCTGGAAGTTTGGCTACTATGATTTACCAGGTTTCTTTTAGTATAAAAGTCTTACACTTAGAAGATGTATATGTgggtctctgccttcaaaaaaTAGGAGTCAAAGTGTCATCCCCACCAAGAATTTCATTATTTAATCCATTCAAAGTTAAATTTAATCCCTGCACTTATAACAAACTTATCACATCCCATTATATTTCTTCAAATGAACTGCTTATATTTTGGGATGAaatacaaaaggcaaaagataattgTTAA